The nucleotide window GCCGACTAGGGAGTAGGTGGCCAGCTCCCCCGAGGGCTCAGGACTGTCCTCTGGTGACCCCGGGCGGCTGGGGTGAACCCACACCTGTGACAGTGACGGTGAAGGAGGCCGACTCGTCATCGATTTCACACAAGTACTCGCCGGAGTCCTCCAGCTGGACGGCAGGCAACACGAGGCGGCGGACGGTGTCCTCCTTCTGCAAGAGCAATGCGGGGCTCTCCACCACCTCTTCACCGTCCTTGGTCCAGCGCACCTCGGCCCACGGCCGGCACAGCTCACAGGTCAGCACCACACGCTCCAAGCGCACGGCCGCTACATACACCTTGCCACTGGGGTACACGATCCACGAGGAGACATCTGCGGGACAGGGACAGTCATAGCTGGGACCGAGGCGCCCGGCTGCCCTCCCTGAGCCACGCCTGTTCCCTCCTCCTGCAAGTGGGCCACGTGTTGACGAAGAGAGCCTTCCCACCTTCCCACTTACATagaacgcccagtgctcatcacaacaaaaaaaagaaaaaaaagaagagaatcttCCTTTGGATTAGGTCTCCTAGCTGCTGGGACAGCCACCCCCATCTGGAGACACAACCACAGTCACCAAAGCACGTCACAGGCACGGTGGCCCCATCGGGACCACAGTGTCAGCCTTTGCTGTAGAAATGGTCTACGCTCTCTGGGTTGGGGCAGGAACCGTACATAagatggggctggggagaggtgggtTAGGTGCCCAGATGGAGCCAGGGTCTCCCATAGACTTTTGAGGTCTTCTGACCCCTCTAGGGTGGGGGCTTACCTGCCCTACACCCTGCCCCGCCGGAAAGCTCTGCCATTCCTGAAGGTTCTCCTTCTCCAGAGAatggaaaggggcagaggtgCCCTGTGACTCGTGGAGCCCTGGCCAGCGTTTAGGACAACGTAGTTTTGGTGGGTGACTGAATCGTAGGATGCAGACCGAGGAGGGGCACGCAATCAGCTTGCGGGGAGGGAAGAGGGCCTGGGGAAGAGTGGCCCGGAGGGGATCGTGTGACAGCTGCTAGGCGGTGCCACACGGACCTGCCTGTCCCCCCACCTGTGATGGTGACGGTGAAGTAGGCACGCTCATCTCCAGCGACGCACTGAAACTCGCCCCCGTCGGGGGGCTGGGCGGCAGGCAGCACCAGCCGGTGGTGGGGCCCCTCCTTCTCCAGCACCACAAAGTcactctcctccacctcctgcccATCCTTGTACCAGCGCACGGGTGCATCCTCTCGGTCCACCTCACAGGCCAGCATGACACACTCAGAGGTTATGGCATGCACAAACACGTGCTCCTGGGGGTCCAGGATATGCACTGGGGGGTCTGGTGGGAAGCAGACAAAACGAGGTCACGCAGACAGGAGACTCACAGGAGACAGTTTCCTCCCCAGGGGACACTAGGAGGGTTAAGGCCGTGCTGTGCAGGGTGGTCTGGAGCAATGACGTGGGGTACTGAGGGCATGGCAGGTGAGGCAACGCAAACCATGTGGCACCTTTGTGTTCTGGGCGTCCCCACGGGACGTGGGGGTGGCTGGGCGgggacatgggggagggggaggcacagatGACAGCCTTTGCCTAGGCTGAGAGGAGGTCATTAGCATGGGCCACACTGGGCCACGCTTGCTGCTGTTTTTACAAGGGATCCCCTGGAGCACCGGCCCTAGGATGGGCAGGAAGGGGGAATGACTTAGGTGCCACAGTGAGACAGCTGCTCGCTACAGGTAGTGAGTTCCCTGTCACTGGGTGCGTGTACAGCAGTTAGAGGGCCTCCTTGCAGTGGGGTTGAGACAGGATGTCCACTCGAAGCAAGAAGATGAGGCGAATCAGTGGTTCCCAAGCTGCCTTCCCGGAGTGATTCCCAGGTTCTACCCTGGATAGTCTGGAGCTGGAgagctggggggcctgggtgtaTGCATTTTATAACAAGCTTCCCAGGTGGTTCTGAAGCAGCCAGAACAtggcttgagaaccactggaccCCTGCACTTAAAGCTTCCCTTTGACCGTGGCTACCTGAGATAGTAGGATAAGCACAGACCTGGGTGTGAACCCAGCTATGGTGTTTGCTGGCTGTGTGATAATGGGCAAatcacataacctctctgagcctgtttcttcatctgtgttgTAGAGATCTACTGCTTCTCATCCAGATGTGAAGATTACGTGAAACCCTATGTATTTGAAACATTTGGTATTATGTTGGGTTCACGGCAGGGACCCAGTAAATGTTAGCACgtgcctctccttcccttcattGAATTTCATTTCCCCACCCTCATTACCTAGCCAGGGGTATGTGGAAGGCAAGTATGCTGGAGGGTGTTGGTGCACGGGAGGATTAGGAAGCAAGTACAGGTAATTTGAAAACGTGTCCGCTGGCCCCCCTGGCTCTCCCTGGAAGGGACCCCCAAGCAGGCAGACCAGGGGGCAGGGCCTGCATGGCCCCCGGGAATCAGCCTCAGCTGCAGGAGCCCAGACCACCATCGTTGCTGACCTCGGACGGTGACACTGAAGAAGGCTGAGACGCCTTCTGTTCTGCACTCAAACTCGCCGCTGTCTCGGACTTCGGCGGCCGGCAGGATCAGGCGGTGTTTGCGCCCATCTATCTTCACCACCAGCGACTCGCCCTCCTCTACCTCCTGCCCGTCCTTGTACCAGCGCGCTGGGAAGTCCACCCGGGAGAGCTCACAGGTCAGCACCACCCGCTCCGAGGTCGTGAAGGTCAACGACTCCTTGTCCTGGGGGCTCAGGATGTGCACCGGGCTCTCTGTGTGGGGAGAAGCGTGGGCACAGGCAGCACCCTTGTCATGCTCCACCTGGGATAAACACCCGTCGCTGGTGCAGGCCGGAGTACATCAGGCCAGACAACCGCTGGCTCAACGCGTTTgttggaatgaaaaagaaaatcgcTGGGCTCACACGCCAATTCTCAAGGGCAATGTTTGAGCGTACAGAATTCCTAGGGAGTCTACTGAAAATGCAACCTCTTAGGCCCCACACAGGCATGCAAGGGCCAGGGGATCTGCATTATCAACCAGCCCTCCAGGCAGTTCTGATGTCAGGGGTCCCAGGCTGCATTTTGAAAATGCCACTCTGGTTGTTGGTTCTTACTCTGCCCTCCTCCTAGGATGCCAGCAGCTGACCACCTGCCTGGCCCTGTGCTCGGTCACCGAGGAATTCCTTGATTGGCCGGACAAACTCCAGCAATGGTGAGATGGCAAATGCCATATGTCCCCTGCACTTTCAGATGCCCACCAAGAACCGTCCTCCTCAGGGACCCCTCATCCCCTTCCTTCCTGGTTTCCACAGGTGGCACAGTGGGATTCTGGCACCAGACTGCCTGGCTTCATAACCCAGCACTACCACTCATTAGCTCGGTGActctgggcaaatcacttaaccccTCTGTGACTCAGTGTCTCCATGTGTAAAACGGACTCACCAAAGAATCTATCTTGTAGGGCTGTCGAGAGAACCATGTTAATTAACGCACATAAAACGATCAGGATTGTGCCTAACACCACAAGAAGTTGCTCTGATAATGTTATCGGTTACATGATAAGGCAGGAAGCAGTCAGGGACTAGGGCCCAGGGGCCATGCCTCTAAGATAGCAAACGTGATGGAATTCTATAAGCCACAAAGAGAATTTGGCTACGATGCTGAAGATAACGTACGTCGTACGTAGGTGGAAATTGGCCTTCTGGACCGCTGAGCCCTCCGTCTGAACCCACCAAGGACTTCTGTGTCCACCCAGGTCCCCACCAGCACCAACCTTGGATGGTGAGGGCGGCCGAGTCCTGCACACCGGGGCAGCTGAAGCCAACGAGTGCCCCGCTGTGCTGGTGCCTGACAGCCTGCAGGAGGAGTCTGTGTTGTGGGCCTTTCTGCTCTATCCGGTATCGCAAGGCCCCAGGCTCCACCTGGCCCTCTGGCTCATTACTCTCGAGCTCTTCCCCGTTAAGGAACCAGGTGCCCTGGATGATGGTGGAAAGATCCAGGGAGAAGACCGCATCTTCCCCGTCGTATACCTGTACGTCCTCCAGACCTGCCACCAGGCGGGCTGTGGGCACTGAGATGGGGACAGAGTGCCGCCATCAGAACCAGAGGGCTGGCAGAGGACAAGAGTTGGCAGGCAGAAGGCATATAACACGACGGGGACCgaaggctggggaagggaggagagagggtggggaggtgtGACTGGGGTACGGCCGCGGACAGGCTGGGTCCGGAAGGACTGACTCACCGAGGTGAGCAGACCCATGGAACACAACGTGGGGACTGCGGCCGTGCTCGCTGACTGTGCAGACGCGGAAGCGGTAGTCGCCCTCGGAGGGCACGCAGTCCCCTGGGACCTCCACGGCTCCGGCTTTCTCGATGCTGAAGCACTGGATCCAGTCTTCCGAGCCCACCTCCTGCCGCTCCAGCCGGTAGATGAAGGGGGTCTCAGGAGCCGGCTCGGGGGGCTTCCAGGTCAGCAGGACTGTGTTCTTATGGCCCTTGAACATCTCTGCCAATACCGGGGGTCCCGGGGGGCTGTGCTTGACGCCTGAGACAGAGGCAGGGTTTGCattccagccctgctccagcctccCACAGCCCTCCCAACTTGAGTCCGCTTTGCCAACCCAGGCTCTGGCATCTGGTCACCCTCCTGCCCTGGCCCTCCTGTCCGGCCCTCGAAGAGTCAGTCTGCCCACGGGCTTTCCTGCCCTCACATTTGACTCTGAGCAGAGTGGTGGTACGGGAGTTGCCCAGGCTAAAGGTGACCTCGCCGGCATCTTCTCGGGTGACCCCTGGAAGGACCAGGGCATGCATGTGGCCGGAGCTGCTCTGGCAGATGGTCGGCAGGTCCTCCCCATCGCGGCTCCAGCGCCCCTGGACCCCAGCTTCCTGTGTCTCCACCAGCAGCACCGCATTCTCTCCCTCCAGGACGTCGAGCTTCCGGGGCAGCCGCTTCAGAATGGGCCCTGAGAAAAGGACGGGAATCccccagcctggggcctgggcatCCGCCTGCCTCAGCCTCGGCCTCCTCCCACTGGCCAGCCCACCTTTGACTGTCACATTGGCCACCGTGCGCACCCGGCCCCGCATCTCGCACAGGTAGACACCGTCGTCGTCTGCCTTCAGCCTGTGGATGATGAGGCGCCGGACGGCGCCCTCCTCGATCTGCTCGTACTTGCGGCAGGGCAGCAGCCGCTGGTCCTCACGGAACCAGGCCGTGGGAATGCGGGAGTTGGGCACTTTACACTCCAGCACGGCAATGCCATGCTCCCGGCCCTCCACATCCTGCAGGGGCCTGGTGAAGCGCAGACGGGgctctgtggggaggggagagatagAAGGCTCTGGAGAGGGCCAGACCAGGGGAAGGGCTCCGTGCATTACCAACTGCCTATACCCGCGTCAGCTCCTGCCATTTTCCTCCCAGGCCAGCAGGTATTCCAGGATCACAGAAAACCCAACAGGAGAGACGTCAGGTGGCCTGGATTCTCATCTGACCCTGACACTCCGGCCACATCACCCTGAGCAAGGCCGTTTCAGTgatcctgggcctcagtttcctgaccgTCAAGCGGGGAAAGGGATGGAAGGGTTTGGACCACAACGGTGATTTTCCAGCTGTTCCCTGGGGTCCCTCAGAGGCACTACACAAATTCTGCAAGGGGCTGagctgaatttcatttttaaagaactttagtCGTTTTCACCTGGCTAGAGCTAGGGcatataatgctgagtgaaataagtcagtcaaagaaaaatactatatgacctcactcatatgtgaaatttaagagacaaagcaaatgagtgaaagaaaaaataaaaaaagagggagacaaatcaagaaacagactcgtaactatagggaacaaactgatggttagcagaggggaggtggggcaggaataggggatggggattaaagggGCACAataatcatgatgaaaaaaataaaatgatttttaaaaagtgcaattaaaatttaaagaaacaggggcggctgggtggctcggcaggttgagcgtctgactcttgactttggctcgggtcatggtctcacggttcgtgagtttgagccccgggtcaggctctgtgctgacagtgtggagcctgcttgggactgtctctcttcctcctcccctcctggcaCATgagtgcatgcgctctctctcaaaataaagaaataaataaaacttaaaaaaaaattttaaagtagtcaTTTTCAGGGGGGGcaggtggctcagtgtgttaagcagccgacttcggctcaggtcatgacctcacggttcttgagttcaaggtccacatcgggctctgtgctgacagctcagagcctggagcctgcttcagattgtgtctccctcctctctgcccctccccactcgtactctgtctgtctgtctctctcaaaaataaacactaaaaaaaaaaaataaaataaattgtcgTTGTCAAAACtgcattttacaaaaagaaagcatGATGATGGAAATGGCCAGCGGGTTATCAGGCCGCTGGAGAAGCGTGTGTGTCCTGTGCCTCTGGGAAGTTCTGCCTTCGCACTGGGCTTTTCTTTCCTGATGGTGTTAGTGCAGTTTTGCGAGTTTGTGCACATCAGACCTCACCACAGAAGCACAGGTGCCACATGCTGCCCTCGCGCCAGGCAGGGCTCAGGAAATGTGCCCACTTTTCTTCCTCTGAGGGGACAAGTTGAGGAACAGCCAGTGAAAGTATAATCCCTGGAGTTGCAGGGAACTCCTATTCTGGAGAGCTTCACCTTCCAGTGGGAGTTTGGgatgtttttttcctctgagttttCTGTTTATGAGCAATGTATCTAATGTTATTAGATACTGCTGGTGACTCAACTTTGAAATGGAAATCTCTTCTCCttcaccttcttcttctttcaaaCCTGGAGAGCAGTTTCataaaagtgcattttttttttttttttccctccctcaagTCTACCTTTGGTGTGAATCAGGAGTTTCTCAATGTGTCGCTTGCAGCCAGACTTTCCCCCCCAGGACTCACAGACTAGACCCAGTTGTGAATGCAGCCTCCTCTTACCCTTGTTCTCATGGATAGTTATGAATCTGGACCCGGAAATGTACACCCATAAAATGTTCCTTATATCAGTCTCCACAAGGGATTTCCATTGAGGGAAGGGGAGTGAAACAAAAAGGCTGAAATCCCCTGGACTATAAGTGCTCCCTCTTGGTTTGTACATCAATCACTCCTTAAAGCGGTTTATCAAAGGCTGGTTTTCCACCCTCGGCCTCAGAATCACTTACGAAGTTTGCTAAGAAGTTCCTGGGTACCCTGGAGACCTACTAAATACGAAtccctggggggtgggaggcgggcAGGAAACGGTATGCTATTAGTCcgtctcccctccccctaccGGCTCCCGGGCAGCGCTGGaggcccctccccagggcccGGGCAGCCCCAGGGGTGCCGCAGTACCTTTGACATGCAGCTGCACCGCGCTGAGAGTCTGGCCCGCCGAGTTGCGCGCTGCACACACGTAGAGCCCGCGGTCCTTGGCCTGGCAGTAGAGCACCTTGAGCACGAAGCCGCCGTCGCGGTCGCGGTACATGAGGCGGCGGCGGTCGGAGAGCAGCGGGCGGCCCTCCCAGTGCCATTCGATCTCGGGCTCGGGCTTGCCCATCACGTAGCAGCGGAACTTGGCGTGCTTGCCTTCGTTCACCCAGAAGGTCTTGGGCGCGCACTTGAGCGGCTCCACCACGGGCTTGGGAGCCTCATCGGGGTCCTCGGGCGGGCTCTCGGGGGGCTGATGCACCTGCAGCAGCGCGCCGGCCTGCGCGTGGCCGTGCGCGTTGCGGGCGTGGCACACGTAGACGCCCGAGTCCGGCAGCCGCGCCGCCAGGATGCGCAGCGCTAGGCTCACGCCGGGGCCGCCCTCGGCACGGCCGGGCTCGAGCACGAAGTGGCCGCTGTCCCACACTTCGTCCAGGGCCATCCCGTCCTTCTCCCAGTAGAGCGCGGGCGCGGGGAGGCCCCCCACCTGGCACGTCAGCACCACCTGCTCCCCCCGCAGCACCCACTGGGACCGGGGCCCCGCCAGGAACACCGGggcgccctcccccgccccgggagGAGGCAGCGGGCGCTCGGCGGGCTGGGGCTCGGGCTCAGGGGCCAGCGGCTCCAGCACGGTGACGGCGGCCGCCGCGTAGGCCTCTCCGGCCGCGTTGCGGGCGCGGCACACGTAGACCCCCGCGTCGGTGGGCAGGGCGCCACTCAGCAGCAGGCCGTGCTCGGCGCCGTCCACCGGGAAGCTGAGGCGCTCGGAGGCCGCCAGCTGCTGGCCGCCCTTCTCCCACACGACAATGGGCGGCGGCTCCCCCAGGACCACGCACTTGAGCTCGGCCTCGGCGCCACTTACCACCCGCACGGGCCGCGGGAAGCGCAGGAAGCACGGGGGGCTCCCCTGATCCCCCGAGCCCGCCTTCATCGTGGCGGCCGGCCcgcagcggggcgggggggaagggcgggcggcgggcgcgcggaggccgggggcggcggcgggagccCGCGAGGCGAGGCGCGGCGCGTctggggccgggggcggcggggaCCCGCGGGGCTCTCCCCCGGCCGCCCGCTCCCGGCTCGCCTCCTTACCCTCTGCCCGGAGCTGCGGCTCTGCGGCGGCGGAGATTCCCGGGCCCCGAGTCGAGAGCTCGAGGGGCAGTCCTTCCTGTTTGCCTTTGCAGCGAGGGGCCCCGCAGCCTCCCCTGCCCGCGGCCTGGCTTCCTGCTCCGGAGAGCCTctcttcccagccccctcccacagcctgggcctctttcccctcctccctcccacctccagccgCCAGGTCCCCAACCGCCCGCCAGGCTTGGGCCTGAGTGGCAGAGGCGCCTGCAGCTGCCAATCCCAAAAATATTCTCTGATGACACAGCTGGAGGACAAGAGCCCAGACTGGCTCCTCCAGGCTAAGTTTAGAGCAGGCGGGACCACCTGCCCCCGGCCCTAGCCCCAGTTCTAGCCCCGACCTCAGCCCTTCCCCCCCATGACCGGCCCAGCAGCTGCTTGGTTGaaagccaccaccacccccccccccccactccgcccAAGGTCTGAGGGGCTGGCGCATTCTGTCTCCCCGACGACGGGTAACACTGTTAGGAGCTGGCTGACCCCAGCTCCCAGGCTCCTGTTGTACCTGATGTCAcctctgtgctgggtgctgggatgtggctgtgtgtgtgtgtgtgtgtgtttgagagagagaatagggggaAAGGGTTGTATGTGTAGGTCAGGTCACTCTGGGTGAGAACTctcaccagccccctcccccacatgcctGGCAGGAGTGGGAGATAAGGCTCAGGGCCACAGACATCTGCGTCAGAGATAGGAGGTCTCAATGCCATGGGCAGGGGCAACTTGGACTGCAGGGCGTGGGAAGGACTGGGGAGACTGGGATGAGAGGGGTAGAAGAGGGCCAGTACTGGGATGGGAGGGCAGagtggggaggcggggggtggggggcagacccTGACAGAAAGGGCACCGGACACTGCTGGCCCTCCGCTGGGTGAGCCATGTTGCCCCAGCCTCCACTCCTGCTCCTCTTACTGCTGTCTCTGAAGAGTGGGCATGGCTGCCCCGGGCCAGAGCTGGACCGGGAACTTGTCCTGGCCAAGGTGAGGGCCCTGTTCTTGGATGCTTTGGGGCCTCCGGCAGTGACCGAGGAAAGTGGGGATCCTGGAGTCAGGCGTCTGCCTCGAAGACATGCCCAGGGGGCTTCGTGCACAGGGGCTCTcagcccagggaggaggaggatgtcTCCCAGGCCATCCTTTTCCCAACTACAGGTAATGAGGGCAGGGAACTGGCAGGGTGACTTTGACTTTGAGAAGCAGTGTGGTACATAAGGCGTGGGCTTGGGAGCCAGACAggtctgggtttgagtcccatacACGCCGCTTAACTGGCTTTGCAACAGGGGACCAGTTACTAAACCTTCCTGAGCTTCCGTTTCCTCACTTTAAAACGggcagcaggggcgcctgggtggcgcagtcggttaagcgtccgacttcagccaggtcacgatctcgaggtccgtgagttcgagccccgcgtcgggctctgggctgatggctcggagcctggagcctgtttccggttctgtgtctccctctctctctgcccctcccccattcatgctctgtctctctctgtcccaaaaataaataaaaaacgttgaaaaaaaaaattttaaacgggCAGTAATGCCTACCTCTTAGGATTAAGTGAAATGATGTAAGGCTGAGAGGAGGCATTTGGGAGATACTCATTGGGGAGACCTAGAGTCTCTAGCAACAGAGATATTTGGGTATCGGCCCCTTCCTTCCacgtttccttctttctctgcctccactCCCTGCTCGGAATCTTGTTTCTTTAGCCCCAATTAGCTGAGGCTTGAGAAGGTATCAGAGATGCAGGAGTGAGATTAGTTGAGACACTTTTCCAGGAAATTAGTCTACTTTCTCTTGACTTCTCATCTCCTTATGCACGTTCCCAtgtttcactgactgaaccaATAAAGTCCTCTTCCGGGTGGACTTTCTCGTAATCTGGCCCATCTTTCCCTCAGAGGGGACCCCCTGCCTCCCTGTGCTTTAGTCCTCGTGCAGCACTGTGAGTTGGTGTGGCTCTGGGATGGGGCAGAATCCCAGCCTGGCCActtagtagttcatttttgtaaCCCTTtctccttatctgcaaaatagaTCACTTGTGAGATTTATAACAGAATCTGTGTCACACTATAGTCCTAACCCCAGTCTGTCAACTAGTCCAGATTGTTTAGTATAGCCTGCATACCTGTTGGGGAAGGATGCCAAccaccttccttctctctctctctctttttttaactttaattttgtttttttttaatttaaaaaaaattttttttaacgtttatttatttttgagacagagagagacagagcatgaacaggggaggggcagagagagagggagacacagaatcagaagcaggctccaggctctgagccatcagcccagagcccgactcggggctcgaactcacagaccgtgagatcgtgacctgaactgaagtcggacgcttaaccgactgagccacccaggcgccccttaattttgttgtttaaatttacatccaaattagttagcatatagtgcaacaatgatttcaagagtagattccttaatgccccttacccatttagcccatgtcccctcccacaacccctccagtaaccctctagCCAATCACCTTTCTTAGAAAGCCCTGCCCTCTATCCTGGGCTGTTTACCTTCCCCTCCtgtccctcctttttctctctggtattaacctttttttttttttttaagtggaattgtgtgtgtgttttttaaacgtttatttatatattttgagagagagagagagagagagagagagagagagagcgcgtgcatgagtggagaggggcagagagagagggggagagagaatcccaagcagacttcttGCTGTCAGCACTGACCCTGACACGGGGTCCAatcccacgaacctcaagatcatgaccaagAGTGGGAAGTTCAAATGACTGAGCCGCTTTTAAgcggaattgtttttttttttttaatgtttatttatttttgagacagagagacagagcatgaacgggggaggggcagagagagaggaagacacagaatccaaagcaggctccaggctctgagcacaggctctgagcctcagcacagagcccgacgcggggcttgaactcacagaccgtgagatcatgacctgagctgaagtcggacgcttaacccactgagccatccaggtgccccaagcggAATTGTTTTAAAGAGTTTATCGTGCAACATTTCTGACTTGTAAAAAGATATATGAGGTACTAAAACAATTGCCTGTGTATCTAAAGTACTATCATCCATTTCACACTATCAGTGAGCAGAGATTCAGGCCTAACAGCTCCAAGTGAAAGTAGAGGGTGGGCAGGGCCTCGTATACGTTGCTGATAGGAATGTTAATAGGTAAAACCACTTCAGAGGGAAGTTGGCAGCGTCTTATATTTTCTGCGTCCTATAGAGATGAAATAACAAATGGAGAGCCTCTGTCAGTTCTCTCAAGACCGGAGAGGGGCCCCAAGTCTGACAGAGCACTCAGGAGAGTGGCTGAGGAGGAGGGGTCCCAGGATCTGCCAGTCCGGGCTGCCCTCTCCCTTCCCGCTATCTCCTGCAGGTGCCAGCTGTGGGGATGAGCCGGCTGCCAGAGAGCTGACCCAGGAGGCCGAGGAGAGCCTCTTCACGTATGTGTTCCAGCCATCCAAGCACACACGCAGCCGCCAGGTGACATCAGCCCACCTGTGGTTCCACACGGGACTGGACAGGCAGGACAGAGCAGCCTCCAACAGCTCTGGACCCCTGCTGAGCCTGCTGGCGCTGTCATCAGGGGTCCCCATGGCTGTGCCCATGTCGTTGGGCCAGGCCCCCTCTCGCTGGGCCGTGCTGCACCTGgccacctctgccctccctctgctgACCCACCCCGTCCTGGTGCTACAGCTGCGttgccctctctgctcctgctcagCCCGGCCCGAGGCCACACCCTTCCTGGTGGCCCACACGCGGGCCAGGCCGCCCAGCGGAGGGGAGAGAGCCCGCCGCTCCACTCCCCCACTGCCCTGGCCTTGGTCTCCCGCCGCGCTGCGCCTGCTCCAGAGGTCTCCAGAGGAACCCGCTGCCCATGTGGACTGTCACCGAGCGGCCCTCAATATCTCCTTCCAGGAGCTGGGCTGGGACCGGTGGATCGTGCACCCTCCCAGCTTCATCTTCCACTATTGTCACGGTGGCTGTGGGCTGACTGCCCCACCAGACCTGCCCCTGCTGGTCCCTGGGGCTCCTCcgacccctgcccagcccctttCTTTAGTGCCAGGGGCCCGGCCCTGCTGTGCTGCCCTCCCTGGGACCATGAGGCCGCTACGTGTCCGCACCACTTCAGATGGTGGTTACTCTTTTAAGTATGAGACCGTGCCCAACCTTCTCACGCAACACTGTGCTTGCATCTGAGGGAGTCCCGCTGGTGGCCAAGCCCCCACCATCAACAGCTGGAAGGAAGAGCCGAGTTCAGAAAATAGATGGTTCTTAC belongs to Panthera tigris isolate Pti1 chromosome C1, P.tigris_Pti1_mat1.1, whole genome shotgun sequence and includes:
- the OBSL1 gene encoding obscurin-like protein 1 isoform X3 encodes the protein MKAGSGDQGSPPCFLRFPRPVRVVSGAEAELKCVVLGEPPPIVVWEKGGQQLAASERLSFPVDGAEHGLLLSGALPTDAGVYVCRARNAAGEAYAAAAVTVLEPLAPEPEPQPAERPLPPPGAGEGAPVFLAGPRSQWVLRGEQVVLTCQVGGLPAPALYWEKDGMALDEVWDSGHFVLEPGRAEGGPGVSLALRILAARLPDSGVYVCHARNAHGHAQAGALLQVHQPPESPPEDPDEAPKPVVEPLKCAPKTFWVNEGKHAKFRCYVMGKPEPEIEWHWEGRPLLSDRRRLMYRDRDGGFVLKVLYCQAKDRGLYVCAARNSAGQTLSAVQLHVKEPRLRFTRPLQDVEGREHGIAVLECKVPNSRIPTAWFREDQRLLPCRKYEQIEEGAVRRLIIHRLKADDDGVYLCEMRGRVRTVANVTVKGPILKRLPRKLDVLEGENAVLLVETQEAGVQGRWSRDGEDLPTICQSSSGHMHALVLPGVTREDAGEVTFSLGNSRTTTLLRVKCVKHSPPGPPVLAEMFKGHKNTVLLTWKPPEPAPETPFIYRLERQEVGSEDWIQCFSIEKAGAVEVPGDCVPSEGDYRFRVCTVSEHGRSPHVVFHGSAHLVPTARLVAGLEDVQVYDGEDAVFSLDLSTIIQGTWFLNGEELESNEPEGQVEPGALRYRIEQKGPQHRLLLQAVRHQHSGALVGFSCPGVQDSAALTIQESPVHILSPQDKESLTFTTSERVVLTCELSRVDFPARWYKDGQEVEEGESLVVKIDGRKHRLILPAAEVRDSGEFECRTEGVSAFFSVTVRDPPVHILDPQEHVFVHAITSECVMLACEVDREDAPVRWYKDGQEVEESDFVVLEKEGPHHRLVLPAAQPPDGGEFQCVAGDERAYFTVTITDVSSWIVYPSGKVYVAAVRLERVVLTCELCRPWAEVRWTKDGEEVVESPALLLQKEDTVRRLVLPAVQLEDSGEYLCEIDDESASFTVTVTESYQSQDSSNNNPELCVLLKKPKTRRLWSRFPPWRRTAGAE